Within the Dialister hominis genome, the region AGCTCAAGAAGGAGCTTTTAAAAGCTGTCGATGAAGGCGCCGAAACAGATACAGATGTCTTTGAAGAAAAAGAGGAAGAGGTCGTCGAGCAGCCTGTCCAGGAAGAGGAAGAAGGCGACTGGAAGGCCCATATAAAGGGACAGATGGAAGAAGCGGAAGAAAAAGCCCGTCAGGAAGCCGAACGAAAGCGCCACGAAGAATCCACTCCTGCGTCGAATAAGTCCGATGACGATGAACATATGACGGAAGCGGACTGCCGCGAGCTTTGGAGAATCATCCAGGGACTTGAAAGAGAGTTCAGGGAAATGAACGAAATCGCTGAAGACTGGTTCTCCGTTCATGGGAAAAAGGACGGCTGCCTGGGCGCTCTTGCTGCACTGGCGCTGATTCCGGCTGCTGTCTTTTATGGTATTTTCCATATTTTCTAAAGTATTTGCTTTTTATCGAAGGAAAATATCAGAGACGAACGAAATAAGATTTTTGTACGTTCCTTGTAAAATTTTCCATACGACCTAAGGAAATGTACATGGAAACTTGTCATTTCCCTCTCCAGTATGGTATGATTAATGCAAGAAAGCATTCAGGGAGGTGACGTCATGTCCAGACATATCGTTACAATCAATCAGTCTTCTCTGCAGAACTCCATTAAATTTGAAGGATGCAGCGAATGCCAGACTTCCTGCCAGTCCGCTTGCAAGACAAGCTGCACTATCGGAAATCTGATCTGCACGGAACAGGAAGAGGCTGTAGAAGCCAAGAGAGCGTAAGCTTTTTGAGCACGGCCAAGCCCCCGGCAAGCGCCGGGGGCTTTTAAATTCCCGTACCATAGAAGGATATGCCTGATCAGGACGGAGGAATCCGTTCTTTGAGTTTTCTAAAAAGGATAAAGGAGAAATTTTTCATGGATTATAATGTAAAGCCCATGATTCATCGTTTTCGTCAGAATAATATGAACATCGTCATGGATGTAAACAGCGGCATTGTTCATGTTGCCGATGATGTGACATATAAAGTTCTGGAATACTATAATGGAACGAACCGCCAGATGGTTCTTGCCAATATGGGCAGCGAATATGAAGAAAGTGAACTCAATGAGGTCATGGATGATCTTGACGAGCTGATCAAGAAGGAAGTTCTCTTTGCTCCGATGGACCCGAATTATAAAATGGCGATTGAAGACCGTCCGATCATTAAGGCTCTCTGCATCAATATCGCTCATGACTGCAACCTCCGCTGCAAGTACTGCTTTGCCGGCCAGGGTGGATACGGCCAGTGGCGCATGCTGATGAGCTTTGATGTAGCCAGAAGAGCTGTCGATTTCCTGATTGCCCACAGCGGTCCGAGAGAACACTGCGAACTTGATTTCTTCGGCGGCGAACCGCTGATGAACTGGCATGTCGTACAGCAGACTGTAGACTATGTCCATAACCAGGAAAAGAAGCATCATAAGAAGATCAAGATGTCTCTTACAACAAACGGCATGCTGCTTGATGAAGAAAAGACCAAGTACCTTACCGATAATCATATCAGCCTGATTCTTTCCCTCGATGGAAGAAAAGAAATGCATGACCGCATGAGACCTGACGTCAATAATGAAGGCACTTATGACCAGATCGTCAAGAATCTGCAGTACTGCATCGCTCACAGAAACGGCGAAGAATACTATGTACGCGGCACTTTCACCAGACATAACCTTGATTTCACAACCGACGTGGAAGATATGCTCGATCATGGATTCCCAGCTGTTTCCATGGAACCGGTTGTAGGCGATGACAGCGCTAAATATTCCATCAAGGAATCCGATCTTCCGAGAGTCAAGGAAGAATACGACCGCCTCGCACAGCTCTTCATCCAGCGTGAAGAAGAAGGAAGACCTTTCTTCTTCTTCCACTTCAATATGGATCTCTGGAAAGGCCCGTGCCTGCCGAAGAGACTCAGAGGATGCGGAGCAGGCCACGAATATCTGGCCGTCGTCCCGAATGGCGATATTTACCCATGCCACCAGTTCGTAGGCCGTGAAGGCTATGTGGTCGGCAATGTATATGAAGGCCTGAAGAACATGAAGATGATGCATGATTTCCGTATGAATCATGTATTCAGCAAGCCGGAATGCGTTGACTGCTGGGCCAAGTTCTTCTGCTCCGGCGGATGCCATGCCAACAATGAAGCATATGCAGGAGATATTCACAAGCCGTACCAGATCACCTGCGAGATTCAGAAGAAGCGCGTGGAATGCGCAATGATGATCCAGGCATACAACAGCCTGCGCAAGCCGAAAGTCATGGCGCAGCCAGGAACAAGAGCTGCAAAGGCAGCTGCAGCCGCTCTCAGAAAAGAAGGCTGAGACGCGGAAATGACCGTATAAACCGGATTAAAAGAGGGTTTCTGTTTGCACAGAACCCTCTTTTAATTTATAATAATTATTAAGTGTAATATATTCTGGAGTATTAGTTCATGCTGGTGATTTTCTGTTGATTTATAGCAGTGGCGCGAATGATTCAGCATGGCGTTTGGAATCAAATTGCTATCAGAAAAGTTTTCAAAAAGGAGGAATTTCTTATGAGAATGAAAAGATTGGCAGTATGCGCTCTTGCATCGGCAATGCTGTTTGCAGGTTCTGTAACAAATATATCCGCATTCAATCTCGGAAGCATTCTTGGCGGTGTCGTCAAGGTAGGCGGTATCGGCTTCCTCGTTGACAAGTATGGTGAATCCATCAATAGTGCCATCAACTCCGTCATGATGAAAGAAGGAGCAGGCACGAATTATGCTACGAAAGTTGTTCCGATCGTAAGTATCGGGAACAGCGGCTATATCGGTGCAGCCCAGGTTATCGGCGATGCTGATCAGGTTGCAAAGGTAGAAGCAGTAGGACAGCTTGAAATCAGCTGGAACGACAAGCTGTTCAGAATCAAGGGGCTCATTCCAATGGACAGCAAGAACCCTACTTCGTTCAGCCGTGTTCAGGGCGTTGGCGTTTCCGCTGTCATTGATGTCAGAGTATAACGGGGGAATTGACTTATGAAAAAAACAGCTGTACTGGCGGCAGGAATCGCACTGATTCTTTCCGGCACGGCATTGGCGGCAGAACCGGTCACTTTATCAGACAGAATTGACCGCGTTGATGAAGTCATTTATGGAAGTGTGCAGACAGGATCCCTGATCGGACGTCTGGACAATGCAGATAATGTCATTTACGGCAATGGAAATACAACGGCAAGCGGTCTTGATGACAGAATTGCCAACCTGTATACCGACGTCGTCAAGGGAAGCACAGATACGGCTCCGTCCATGTCTACCAGAATAAATGCAATGGAATATTACCTGACAGATGAAATCAAGAAGGGATCTCTTGAAAAGCGCGTCGGCGAGCTTGAAACAAAGGTATATGGCCAGGAACGCAAGGGAGCTCTCGATCAGAGAATAGCCGATCTTGAAAAAGCCGTGTACGGCGACCAGCATGTGGAAATGAGAGATGTGGATCTTCCGGCCAATACTGTTTTCAAGATTTCCCTGAATGATGATGTCAACAGCAAGGTAAATAAAGTAGGCGACCCAGTGACATTTACCGTGCAGGAAGATGTCAAGGTCGGTGATGTTCTTGTCCTTCCGAGAGGTTCCCAGGGGAGCGGCCAGGTCACCAAGGTAACGAGACCGAAGAGCTTTGGCAGGAGCGGATCTCTTGATATTTCCTTTGATCAGGTATTTTCAATCGATGATGAGGAAATCCCAACGGTACTCGGACCTGAGGCAAAAGACAAGCTTAAGATGGAAGCTGCTGCAGTCGGTGCTTCTGCCATAGGCGCACTGGCACTGGGACCGATCGGGCTTGTCGGAGGCTTCTTTGTTAAAGGGAAAGACGTTGATCTTCCTGCTGGGACAGAGCTTTACATCCAGACGCAGGAAACGGTTACGACCAAGGGTCTTGTTCTGACAAACGGAGCTCCGTCTGAAACATTAAGAAAGCACGTTTCGAGCACAGCTGTTGCCGGAGAGAAGACGGAAAGCACAAAAACGGCTGAAACTTCAGCAGCAGCTGCAAGTGCAGAAACATCAGCTGTAAAGGAAACAGAAAAAACAGCGCAGGAAACAGTTCAGAACACAAATTCAAATACAAGGGAAACTGCGGAAAAAGCTGCAACATCAGCAAAAGATGAACCAAGCGCATCCGTAGTGATCGTAAGAAATGACTAATAAACGAACTTATGCTTTACTGCTTGCAGCCATACTTGCAGGAATGGCAGTTCCTGCAGCAGCTGAGGATGCAGAAGATGCCGCATCCAGCCAGGCTGATGCAGCGGCAGCTGACAAACTTCAGGATAATATGATGACAGACCTGCCGCCGGTAGACCGCGCAGGCACCATAGCTCTGGCGGATGAAGGGATTTTGTACCCTCCGTCTTCCGGAAGCTCGATCATCAGGGATACTACTGCGAAAAAAGCAGAAGAAAAGCCCAAGACAAAAACGAAAATGAAAGACGGGAAGCCGGTTCAGGACACGGGAATTTCAAAAGAGAACCCGATGTATGTGACGGCTGACTATATGCGCTATAACGATACGACCGGTGATGTCGATGCACTCGGCAAAGTCGATATCAGGCACATGATGGATACGTACCAGACAGAGTATCTCTACGGAAACATGATCACGAAGAAGTATGTCATTCCGGGAGAACTTACCTGGACGAATCCTCAGACGAACCTCAAGGCCCAGCGCGGCGAATATGACGCTGAAAAGGGCATCGGCAAGTTCGAAGGCCTTACCGGCTGGCAGCAGGGGACGTATTACTACCAGGGCTCTGATGGCATCTATGACAGAAATGCCAATAAGATGATCGTCAACAATGGGTACTTCACCACGCGCCACGCCGTTGCAAAAGTGCCGGATTATCGTATTGAAGCAGATTCCATTGATATCTATCCGGGCGATCATTATACGGCTCATGAAGTGAAGCTGATGGCGAAGAATACCATCCTTCTTACCTTGTCCAGCTATACCGGATCCCTTAAGGATAATTCGGGAGAAATCGGACTCTGGTCATTGATTCCAAGGCCTGTTTTCGACAGCGACAACGGCATGGGCCTTCACAATTCGCTCGTTATTCCGATCAATGAGGATCCTGATTCTACTGTTTACATGGAAAACCGCTGGTATACGAAATCCGGATACAAGCCGGATATCGGTATCAAGTACCGCGTTCCTGTCGGAACCTTCCGCCTCCATTATGCGGAAGAGGAAAGTACGACGAATGATGACGGCGGCATCTGGGTCAAGAAAAAACCATCACTTGAATTTGATACAAACCATTTCTACCTGTTCAAGTCAAGGTTCTATGTAGGAGCCAGCGGCGAAATAGGAAAATGGGATGAAGAGCGCAATGGCCGTGATGTTGACGGGAACTACAAAGGATATGAACTTTATATTTCCGGCGATCCATGGCACTTAGGAAAGTTCATGAACTTTGGCTGGAAAGCCGGCTATGCCAAGGATTACTACGGCTACAGCAATAATATTCGCAGGAATTCCTACTACTCAATGGGACTTTCCGGCCATTATAAGATTTTTGACGGCTGGATCGGTTACACAGACCGTGATCTGAAGGGATATACTCCGTATTACTACGATTCTTACAGCAGCGAGAAGCCTGTTGATGCAGGATTCCGCATTCAGGCGACAAGCATGGATGCGTTCAGCCTTTCCTGGTCTGTTGATACCGTCAATGGCATCCTGAATCACAGGTACTGGACATACTACAGGGATATGCATTCCTTCTATGCCTGGATCCGTTATGATGACATTGAAAAAGAAACAAAGTTCATGATTATGCCAAAAGACTTCAAATTCTGACATTTTCGGCAGGTCAATTGGGGGATTGGACCGGAAATCGTCTTTCTGATAAGTGGTTGGGGGATTTTCTATGTGTTTGACAATTCAAGACGCATTGTCGCTTGATATTGATTACTTGTATGGCCAGAGCTGGAGTGTCAGGGAAGATGACCTGAAAGCTCATGAAGAGCAGATCAATCGCGCTGCCAAAGAGGTAAGCGAAATCCGCAGGAATGGAAAGGGGCCGGATGGAAGCCATGTCTTCTTTCCGCACCTCCCTTATTTATACGAAGAAAATCTGCTGATCGGCGATGACGAAAAACAGCGGATCAAAACTCTTTCCGAAAAGGCGAAAGAGATGGACGCTGTCGTATCCATCGGGATTGGTGGTTCCTACCTGGGCAACCAGGTGCTGTTTGATCTTTTCTGCGGCCCTTACTGGAACATGAAGAGCAAGGAAGAAAGGCATGGGTTTCCAGCCGTATTCTTTGCCGGGCAGAATGTAGATCCGGTCAGCCTTTTGAAACTGACGGAAGAACTGAAGAGAAGAAGCGGGGAAAAAGATAATTATAAAGTGACGCTTCTTGTGATTTCCAAGTCAGGGACGACGATTGAACCGACAACAGCCTTTCATGTGCTGATGAAAGAACTTTCCGGTTTCTGTGATGTATCTGTCATTGCAGTGACTGATGCAGAAAAGGGAGAACTTCACCGCCTTGCTTTGGAAAACAACTGGGATACGTTTACGGTTCCTGGGGGCATCGGCGGAAGGTTCAGTATATTCTCTCCGGTCGGTCTTGTTTTTGGAAGTCTAATCGGGCTTGATACCGAAGAATTCCTTCGCGGCGCAAGGACTGTCGAAGAATTCTGCCAGTCAGAGAAATGGGATGAGAATCCGGCGCTGCTTCTGGCATCTTTAAAATATATCGGAACCAGCGAGTACGGGCTTGTTTCCGAAGTGATCATGCCATATGGAGATGCACTCCGCTCCCTGGGCTGGTGGTATGCGCAGCTTCTTGGCGAATCTCTTGGCAAGAAGTACAACAACGACGGGCAGATCGTGCATGCAGGAAGGACACCTGTCGCGGCCGTTGGAACGACGGATATGCATTCACTGACGCAGGAACATCAGCAGGGAAAGAAGAACAAGCTTTTCCAGTTCATTTCTGTTGACAGCCCTTCTCTGGATACAAAAGCATACTGCATGGAAGGGGAAAGTGAAGGTTTTGTACAGATGAGCCGGATGCTGACAGCAGCGATGAAGTCCAATGCAGAAGCGCTGGCATCCGAGCAGCGTATGAGCTGCCGTATTTCTGTCAGCCGGATGACGCCTTATCATCTGGGCGCTCTCATGTATTTCTTCTTTTTGACAATTGCTTATGAAGGCTCCCTGCTTCAAATCAATGCGTTTGATCAGCCGGGTGTTGAAGCGTATAAGAAAATACTTCATCAGTATTTAAGGAGTTTCTTGCAGTAATACAGGGTATTGCTATGGCTGTAAAAAATAAATGGGCAATTCTTTTTGCAGGTATTGCGGGTATTCTTTCTGTCTGGGGATACTGGGGCGGAGGGACCGCAGCAGGCCTGCTTCCTGAAAAGAACAAGAATATCGAGGTTTCTTCCGCCAGTGGAGAGGCCTCTGATGGATTCTCCGAGGGAAGAATGGACGGCGGAAGCCGCAAAGTCTATGATGCCGCGCTTCACCGGCGTGAAGGACCGATGAAGGATCCCTTCCATGTGGCCGGAATTGAGGCGGTCGCTGCAGAGGCAGCATCGGCAGCAGGAAAGACTCATGCAGCGCCTTTGGGGAATACAGCACCTTCAGTGAAGACTGATTCTGAATCAATTAAACAAACTCCGCTTTTGCCGGAATTAAAGGGAATCATCCATTTTGGCGAAGAAAAACGGGCAATTGCTGAACTTGGCGGAGTCGTTAAGACACTCAAAGAAGGAGAACAGATTGGAATATGGACGGTTTCCTCCATTCGAGAAAAGACGGTAAGCTTCTCAAGCGCCTCTGGAACGTTGGAAGTAAGCGCTCGCTAGTGAAAACGATGAGCGCTGCTTTTTGCTGTCTGGCCCTGCTTTCACTGCCGCTTCCTTCAAGTGCTGACAGCGGGATGGATAAGGCGGCAGCCTCTGAAAAGACGCTTTCCCTTCATGTCAATAAGGCACCGTGTACTGAAATTTTGCGATCCCTTGCGGAAATGACAGGAAAGAATATCGTATCTTCCGGAACGATTACAGAAACTGTTACAGCCGATCTTGACAAGGTAACGCCGGAAGAAGCGATTTCCTCTATTCTTGCCTCCTGCGGCCTTGCCGGGAGGACAGAAGGAAGCACCCTCATTGTCTTCAACAGCAAGATGGAAAAGAATGCAGGCGTCATGATGCGCCCGTTCCGGTTATCCTATGCTGATGCCAGGGAAGTAGCTGAAGGTATGAAGGCAGTGGCAGGCGATCACGTGACATATAATAAATCTGCCAATACGGTGATCGTGAAAGGGACTCCTTTTGAGCTGATGCAGGCCGAAAGTTTGATCCGTGAGCTCGATGTTCCTGAAAAGCAGGTCAAGGTAGAAGCGGAAGTCGTAGCCGTCAATAAGACGTACGCCAAAGAGCTTGGCATCGACTGGGACTTCAAGAGTCTGACGGGAAGCGCTTCTTATGACAGGACGAGCTGGACAGAGCAGCATTATGTCACAGATTCTTCAGGCAATGTCCTTTATGATAGTGATGGCAACCCAAGAATCCGCAATGTAGAGCATGACGGATGGGATGTAAGCACACCGGAAGGCTATGCAGGAATCTCATACGGGAAATCCCTCTCAGGGCATCCCTATACATTTTTCTTCCAGGCAAAGCTGAATGCGCTGATTTCTGAAGGAAAGGCAAAGGTCCTTGCCAAACCGAATGTCGTCACGATGAATGGCAGGAAGGCAGAAATATTGATCGGAAGCAAGATTCCTGTCATTGTCGAGCATTTGGAAAACGGCGTTCAGACGACAGCGACTGAATATAAGGATGCAGGCATCAAATTGACTTATACTCCGCTGATCAGCCGGAAAAACGAAATAACCGCTGACGTGAACGCAGAAGTTTCAACACCTTACCTTGTTCCTGAAATGAGGGCATACAGGATCATTACGCGCTCAGCCAATACGATGGTCAGGCTGAAGTCAGGCGACATGATTACGATCGGCGGACTCATTGACAAGGAGGAGTCGCGTACCTTCAGGAAGGTGCCGATTTTGGGAGATATCCCGATTCTGGGAAAACTTTTCCAGAGCCGAGGAAAGTCGATCGACGAATCGGAAATCGTTATTATGATCCGGGCTGAAATTCTTGAGTAACATTATTGATTCGAAATGGGCGGCTTCTGGGGACAGATCCGCTCATATTTCTTGATTTTTCATCAGAGGCAGGGAAATGGCAACTTTAAAAATTAACGGATTATCAAAAGCATTCGGAATAAATACGGTATTTGAAAATGTAACATTTGATGTAAAATCAGGAGAAAGAATCGGACTTGTCGGCGCTAACGGGGCAGGAAAGACCACCCTTTTAAAATGCATCATGGGAACGGAAGAGTATGACAAGGGGTCAGTCAAAGCAAGCGATGGAGCCATCATCGGCTATCTCCGCCAGGATTTTGACTATGACAGCCATACGATCCGCGAAGAGATGGAACATGCATGGAAGGATGTCCTTTACTATAAAGATAAGATTGCTGAATATGCAAAACTGCTGGAAGAGGGAAATCCTGATGAAGCGCTGATTGAGCGGTACGGGAAACTGGAAGAGCGTTTTGAGTTCCTTGGCGGATACGATTATGAATCAAAAACAAGGAAGATCCTGACAGGACTGGGCTTCAAGGATGAAGACTGGGACCGAGATATCCATTCCTTCTCCGGCGGGCAGAAGGTACGTATCAACCTTGCGGCGGCTTTTGTCCGTCATCCTGATTTCCTTCTTCTGGATGAACCGACGAACCATCTGGACATGGACATGCTGGAATGGCTCGAAGATTATCTTCGCTCCTACAAGGGCGGCATTCTGATGATTTCCCATGACCGCTACTTCCTTGATGCGGCTGC harbors:
- the scfA gene encoding six-cysteine ranthipeptide SCIFF; this encodes MSRHIVTINQSSLQNSIKFEGCSECQTSCQSACKTSCTIGNLICTEQEEAVEAKRA
- the scfB gene encoding thioether cross-link-forming SCIFF peptide maturase produces the protein MDYNVKPMIHRFRQNNMNIVMDVNSGIVHVADDVTYKVLEYYNGTNRQMVLANMGSEYEESELNEVMDDLDELIKKEVLFAPMDPNYKMAIEDRPIIKALCINIAHDCNLRCKYCFAGQGGYGQWRMLMSFDVARRAVDFLIAHSGPREHCELDFFGGEPLMNWHVVQQTVDYVHNQEKKHHKKIKMSLTTNGMLLDEEKTKYLTDNHISLILSLDGRKEMHDRMRPDVNNEGTYDQIVKNLQYCIAHRNGEEYYVRGTFTRHNLDFTTDVEDMLDHGFPAVSMEPVVGDDSAKYSIKESDLPRVKEEYDRLAQLFIQREEEGRPFFFFHFNMDLWKGPCLPKRLRGCGAGHEYLAVVPNGDIYPCHQFVGREGYVVGNVYEGLKNMKMMHDFRMNHVFSKPECVDCWAKFFCSGGCHANNEAYAGDIHKPYQITCEIQKKRVECAMMIQAYNSLRKPKVMAQPGTRAAKAAAAALRKEG
- a CDS encoding LPS-assembly protein LptD yields the protein MTNKRTYALLLAAILAGMAVPAAAEDAEDAASSQADAAAADKLQDNMMTDLPPVDRAGTIALADEGILYPPSSGSSIIRDTTAKKAEEKPKTKTKMKDGKPVQDTGISKENPMYVTADYMRYNDTTGDVDALGKVDIRHMMDTYQTEYLYGNMITKKYVIPGELTWTNPQTNLKAQRGEYDAEKGIGKFEGLTGWQQGTYYYQGSDGIYDRNANKMIVNNGYFTTRHAVAKVPDYRIEADSIDIYPGDHYTAHEVKLMAKNTILLTLSSYTGSLKDNSGEIGLWSLIPRPVFDSDNGMGLHNSLVIPINEDPDSTVYMENRWYTKSGYKPDIGIKYRVPVGTFRLHYAEEESTTNDDGGIWVKKKPSLEFDTNHFYLFKSRFYVGASGEIGKWDEERNGRDVDGNYKGYELYISGDPWHLGKFMNFGWKAGYAKDYYGYSNNIRRNSYYSMGLSGHYKIFDGWIGYTDRDLKGYTPYYYDSYSSEKPVDAGFRIQATSMDAFSLSWSVDTVNGILNHRYWTYYRDMHSFYAWIRYDDIEKETKFMIMPKDFKF
- a CDS encoding glucose-6-phosphate isomerase — translated: MCLTIQDALSLDIDYLYGQSWSVREDDLKAHEEQINRAAKEVSEIRRNGKGPDGSHVFFPHLPYLYEENLLIGDDEKQRIKTLSEKAKEMDAVVSIGIGGSYLGNQVLFDLFCGPYWNMKSKEERHGFPAVFFAGQNVDPVSLLKLTEELKRRSGEKDNYKVTLLVISKSGTTIEPTTAFHVLMKELSGFCDVSVIAVTDAEKGELHRLALENNWDTFTVPGGIGGRFSIFSPVGLVFGSLIGLDTEEFLRGARTVEEFCQSEKWDENPALLLASLKYIGTSEYGLVSEVIMPYGDALRSLGWWYAQLLGESLGKKYNNDGQIVHAGRTPVAAVGTTDMHSLTQEHQQGKKNKLFQFISVDSPSLDTKAYCMEGESEGFVQMSRMLTAAMKSNAEALASEQRMSCRISVSRMTPYHLGALMYFFFLTIAYEGSLLQINAFDQPGVEAYKKILHQYLRSFLQ
- a CDS encoding type II secretion system protein GspD — its product is MSAAFCCLALLSLPLPSSADSGMDKAAASEKTLSLHVNKAPCTEILRSLAEMTGKNIVSSGTITETVTADLDKVTPEEAISSILASCGLAGRTEGSTLIVFNSKMEKNAGVMMRPFRLSYADAREVAEGMKAVAGDHVTYNKSANTVIVKGTPFELMQAESLIRELDVPEKQVKVEAEVVAVNKTYAKELGIDWDFKSLTGSASYDRTSWTEQHYVTDSSGNVLYDSDGNPRIRNVEHDGWDVSTPEGYAGISYGKSLSGHPYTFFFQAKLNALISEGKAKVLAKPNVVTMNGRKAEILIGSKIPVIVEHLENGVQTTATEYKDAGIKLTYTPLISRKNEITADVNAEVSTPYLVPEMRAYRIITRSANTMVRLKSGDMITIGGLIDKEESRTFRKVPILGDIPILGKLFQSRGKSIDESEIVIMIRAEILE